The proteins below are encoded in one region of Neisseria bacilliformis:
- a CDS encoding acetyltransferase has translation MTTENLVIIGAGGHGKVLAATALAAAQWARIVFLDDRAAGGSVVGLPVLGGTDLLGGRVSPDAYQAAVAIGDNAARRRLCGRLKTLGFALPDIVHPSAVVAPFAELGGGCAVFAQAVVQPGSRLGEGCIVNTAATVDHDCTLGAFVHISPGAHLAGGTHIGDESWIGIGACTRQQVRIGSGVTVGAGAAVVGDVADGLTVAGVPARVLERSEQTNSEAV, from the coding sequence ATGACCACCGAAAACCTCGTCATCATCGGCGCGGGCGGCCACGGCAAAGTGCTGGCCGCCACCGCGCTGGCCGCCGCGCAATGGGCACGGATTGTGTTTCTCGACGACCGCGCCGCAGGCGGCAGCGTCGTCGGCCTGCCCGTTTTGGGCGGCACGGATCTGCTCGGCGGCCGCGTTTCCCCCGACGCCTACCAGGCCGCCGTCGCCATCGGCGACAATGCCGCGCGGCGGCGGCTGTGCGGCCGTCTGAAAACGCTGGGTTTCGCCTTGCCCGACATCGTCCACCCGAGTGCCGTTGTCGCCCCGTTTGCCGAACTGGGCGGCGGCTGCGCCGTGTTCGCCCAGGCCGTCGTCCAGCCAGGCAGCCGTTTGGGCGAGGGCTGCATCGTCAACACCGCCGCCACGGTAGACCACGACTGCACGCTGGGCGCGTTCGTCCACATCAGCCCGGGCGCGCATCTGGCGGGCGGCACGCACATTGGCGATGAAAGCTGGATCGGCATCGGCGCGTGCACCCGCCAGCAGGTGCGCATCGGCAGCGGCGTAACCGTCGGCGCGGGCGCGGCGGTGGTGGGCGACGTTGCAGACGGCCTCACCGTTGCCGGCGTGCCCGCGCGGGTGCTGGAACGCTCGGAACAAACAAACTCTGAGGCCGTCTGA
- a CDS encoding DegT/DnrJ/EryC1/StrS family aminotransferase, translated as MLNTSLSPWPSFTQEEADAVSRVLLSNKVNYWTGSECREFEQEFAAFAGTQYAVALGNGTLALDVALKATGIGAGDDVVVTPRTFLASASCIVNAGANPVFADVDLNSQNITAETIAAVLTPRTKAVIVVHLAGMPAEMDGIMELAGKHGLRVIEDCAQAHGATYKGRSVGSIGHVGAWSFCQDKIMTTGGEGGMVTTNSKELWEKMWSYKDHGKSYDAVYHRQHAPGFRWLHESFGTNWRMMEMQAVIGRIQLKRMPEWTARRREHAAKLAVTLGSFSCIRLPQIPEHIGHAQYKFYAFVRPEKLKDGWTRDGIIAELNARGVPCYQGSCAEVYLEKAFDGTPWRPEGRLKNAVELGETALMFLVHPTLTDSEIAFCRDHIAAVLRQAAR; from the coding sequence ATGCTGAACACCTCCCTTTCCCCATGGCCGAGCTTCACCCAAGAAGAAGCCGATGCCGTCTCGCGCGTTTTGCTGTCGAACAAAGTCAATTATTGGACGGGCAGCGAATGCCGCGAATTTGAACAAGAGTTTGCCGCGTTTGCCGGCACGCAATACGCCGTCGCCCTCGGCAACGGCACGCTCGCGCTCGATGTCGCGCTCAAAGCAACGGGCATCGGCGCGGGCGACGACGTGGTTGTTACCCCGCGCACCTTCCTTGCCTCGGCCTCGTGCATCGTCAACGCGGGCGCAAACCCCGTGTTTGCCGATGTCGATTTGAACAGCCAGAACATCACCGCCGAAACCATCGCCGCCGTGCTGACGCCGCGCACCAAAGCCGTGATCGTCGTGCACCTCGCCGGCATGCCCGCCGAAATGGACGGCATCATGGAGCTGGCCGGAAAACACGGATTGCGGGTGATCGAAGACTGCGCCCAAGCCCACGGCGCGACCTACAAAGGCCGCAGCGTCGGCTCCATCGGCCACGTCGGCGCGTGGTCGTTCTGCCAGGACAAAATCATGACCACCGGCGGCGAAGGCGGCATGGTTACCACCAACAGCAAAGAATTGTGGGAAAAAATGTGGTCGTACAAAGACCACGGCAAAAGCTACGACGCGGTTTACCACCGCCAACACGCGCCCGGTTTCCGCTGGCTGCACGAAAGTTTCGGCACCAACTGGCGCATGATGGAAATGCAGGCCGTGATCGGCCGCATCCAGCTCAAACGGATGCCCGAATGGACGGCGCGCCGCCGCGAACACGCCGCCAAACTGGCCGTAACGCTGGGCAGTTTTTCCTGTATTCGTCTGCCGCAAATCCCCGAGCATATCGGACACGCGCAATACAAGTTCTACGCCTTCGTGCGCCCCGAAAAACTCAAAGACGGCTGGACGCGCGACGGCATCATCGCCGAACTCAACGCACGCGGCGTGCCCTGCTATCAGGGAAGCTGCGCCGAGGTTTATTTGGAAAAAGCCTTCGACGGCACGCCGTGGCGGCCGGAAGGCCGTCTGAAAAACGCGGTGGAACTGGGCGAAACCGCGCTAATGTTCCTCGTCCACCCCACGCTCACCGACAGCGAAATCGCATTCTGCCGCGACCACATCGCCGCCGTACTGCGGCAGGCCGCGCGGTGA
- a CDS encoding sugar transferase has product MNDICKRAFDIAVSAALLLCLAPLLLLLAWLIRRKLGTPVLFCQMRPGRHGKLFAMYKFRTMRDTADENGKPLPDAERLTPFGCKLRAASLDELPELWNVLKGDMSLVGPRPLLPEYLPLYNAEQSRRHEVRPGITGWAQVNGRNAISWPGKFRLDVWYVDHRSFWLDIKILLLTVKKVFARDGINSEGEATAAKFEGNGEEG; this is encoded by the coding sequence GTGAACGACATTTGCAAACGCGCCTTCGACATCGCCGTTTCCGCCGCCCTGCTGCTGTGCCTTGCGCCGCTTTTGCTGCTGCTGGCCTGGCTGATACGGCGCAAACTCGGCACGCCCGTGCTGTTTTGCCAAATGCGCCCGGGCAGACACGGCAAACTGTTTGCCATGTACAAATTCCGCACCATGCGCGACACCGCCGACGAAAACGGCAAGCCGCTGCCCGATGCCGAACGCCTCACCCCCTTCGGCTGCAAACTGCGCGCCGCCAGCCTCGACGAGCTGCCCGAGTTGTGGAACGTGCTCAAAGGCGACATGAGCCTGGTCGGCCCGCGCCCGCTCTTGCCCGAATACCTGCCGCTCTATAATGCCGAACAAAGCCGCCGCCACGAAGTGCGCCCCGGCATCACCGGCTGGGCGCAGGTCAACGGGCGCAACGCGATTTCCTGGCCGGGAAAATTCCGCCTCGACGTGTGGTATGTGGACCACCGCTCGTTTTGGCTCGACATCAAAATCCTGCTGCTGACCGTGAAAAAAGTCTTTGCCCGCGACGGCATCAATTCCGAGGGCGAGGCCACGGCGGCTAAGTTCGAGGGCAACGGCGAGGAGGGCTGA
- the nhaC gene encoding Na+/H+ antiporter NhaC encodes MFAFKSLIEMPRKEAALVAAVLVAAMGYTIIALEWLPHMTIIAAITALLAYGLSRGLKYEDMQQGMIAALSRSMGAVYLFFFIGLMVSALMMSGSIPTLMYYGFNLISPEYFYLSAFVLSSLIGVSIGSSLTTCATVGVAFIGMGEAFHANLAMTAGAVVSGAFFGDKMSPLSDTTGIAASIVGIDLFEHIRNMAYTTVPAWLLTALATGWLLPAAAAHDLNSTAVFREQLQASGLVHAYSLIPFAVLVVLAVRRVNAVVAMLATILSAVAVTYLHSSPNLATLGSWFYGGFKLEGGFEHIGRLVSRGGLESMFFTQAIVILGLSLGGLLFTLGIIPSLLDGVRHLLTSAGRATACVAATAIGVNVLIGEQYLSILLAGETFKPVYDKLGLHPRNLSRTLEDAGTVINPLVPWSVCGVFIAKTLGVAVLDYLPYAFFCYLSLLLTLVFGWTGVTLSRK; translated from the coding sequence GTGTTTGCTTTCAAATCCCTGATCGAGATGCCGCGCAAAGAGGCCGCGCTGGTGGCCGCCGTGCTGGTAGCGGCGATGGGTTACACCATTATCGCGCTGGAATGGCTGCCGCACATGACCATTATCGCCGCCATCACCGCGCTGTTGGCCTACGGGCTCTCGCGCGGGCTGAAATACGAAGATATGCAGCAGGGCATGATTGCCGCCCTCAGCCGCAGCATGGGCGCGGTGTACCTGTTTTTCTTTATCGGGCTGATGGTGAGCGCGCTGATGATGTCCGGCTCGATTCCCACGCTGATGTATTACGGTTTCAACCTGATTTCGCCCGAATATTTCTATCTTTCCGCCTTTGTACTCTCGTCTTTGATCGGCGTGAGCATCGGCAGCAGCCTGACCACCTGCGCCACGGTGGGGGTGGCCTTTATCGGCATGGGCGAGGCGTTTCACGCCAATCTCGCCATGACCGCCGGCGCGGTGGTTTCGGGCGCGTTTTTCGGCGACAAAATGTCGCCGCTCTCCGACACCACCGGCATTGCCGCCTCCATTGTGGGCATCGACCTGTTCGAGCACATCCGCAATATGGCCTACACCACCGTTCCGGCCTGGCTGCTGACCGCGCTGGCAACCGGCTGGCTGCTGCCCGCCGCCGCCGCGCACGATTTGAACAGCACCGCCGTGTTCCGCGAGCAGCTGCAAGCCTCGGGGCTGGTGCACGCTTATTCGCTGATACCGTTTGCCGTGCTGGTGGTGCTGGCGGTGCGCCGCGTCAATGCGGTTGTCGCCATGCTGGCCACCATCCTGTCTGCCGTGGCCGTTACCTATCTGCACAGCAGCCCGAACCTGGCCACGCTGGGAAGCTGGTTTTACGGCGGCTTCAAACTCGAAGGCGGTTTCGAGCATATCGGCCGGCTGGTGTCGCGCGGCGGCTTGGAAAGCATGTTTTTCACACAGGCCATCGTGATACTCGGTTTGAGCCTGGGCGGCCTTTTGTTCACACTCGGCATCATCCCCAGCCTGCTGGACGGCGTGCGCCACCTCCTCACCAGCGCGGGGCGTGCCACCGCCTGCGTGGCGGCCACTGCCATCGGCGTGAACGTGTTGATCGGCGAACAGTATTTGAGCATCCTCTTGGCGGGCGAAACCTTCAAGCCGGTTTACGACAAACTCGGCCTGCACCCGCGCAACCTTTCGCGCACGCTGGAAGACGCGGGCACGGTGATCAACCCGCTGGTGCCGTGGAGCGTGTGCGGTGTGTTCATCGCCAAAACACTGGGCGTGGCGGTGCTGGACTACCTGCCCTACGCCTTTTTCTGCTACCTGAGCCTGCTGCTGACCCTGGTTTTCGGCTGGACGGGGGTAACGCTGAGCAGGAAATGA
- a CDS encoding glycosyltransferase, with the protein MTILIAAPFCSLPGEPYFNRFRYLAETLAARHDVVLLTSRFRHHDKSFRRPEDAAAASAGRLKVVLLDEAGYRKNVSIGRLKSHRDFVRNLDAWLAAQKAGAFGAVYSAYPLIASNLVLGRYKARLGYRLLIDVQDVWPESFSAVLPVLAKLPPRLVPFARKADRAYACADALAAVSQSYLARARAANPAVLHEAVYIGADFAAVAAAPARVFAERKTRLFYLGTLSHSYDVETVCRGVRLLRQRGEDAELHICGGGGDEARLRAAYAGQGTVFHGYLPYADMLSLAKGCDMAVNAIHSHAPQSVTNKLSDYMALQKPVLNSQTHPEVRRLLGLLPHEHYQSGDAEDFAAAFGRLKNHAAPVRSAEIARLFDRRASYRRLTDLIESLLP; encoded by the coding sequence ATGACCATTCTGATTGCCGCCCCGTTCTGCTCGCTGCCCGGCGAGCCTTATTTCAACCGTTTCCGCTATTTGGCCGAGACTCTGGCCGCGCGGCACGATGTGGTACTGCTTACCAGCCGTTTCCGCCACCACGACAAGTCTTTCAGACGGCCTGAGGATGCCGCCGCCGCGTCGGCAGGCCGTCTGAAAGTGGTGCTGCTGGACGAGGCGGGTTATCGGAAAAACGTGTCAATAGGCCGTCTGAAAAGCCACCGCGATTTTGTGCGCAACTTGGATGCATGGCTGGCGGCGCAAAAAGCGGGGGCGTTCGGCGCGGTGTATTCGGCCTATCCGCTGATTGCGTCCAATCTTGTGCTGGGGCGGTACAAGGCGCGGCTGGGTTACAGGCTGCTGATTGACGTGCAGGACGTGTGGCCGGAATCGTTTTCTGCCGTTTTGCCCGTGCTGGCGAAGCTGCCGCCGCGCCTCGTGCCCTTCGCCCGCAAGGCAGACCGCGCCTACGCCTGCGCCGACGCGCTGGCGGCGGTGTCGCAAAGCTATCTGGCACGCGCCCGCGCCGCCAATCCCGCCGTGCTGCATGAGGCGGTGTATATCGGCGCGGATTTCGCCGCAGTGGCCGCCGCGCCCGCGCGGGTGTTTGCCGAGCGCAAAACGCGGCTGTTCTACCTCGGCACGCTCAGCCACAGCTACGATGTGGAAACCGTCTGTCGTGGCGTGCGCCTGCTGCGGCAGCGCGGCGAAGATGCCGAGCTGCACATCTGCGGCGGGGGCGGCGACGAAGCGCGGCTGCGCGCGGCCTACGCAGGGCAGGGCACGGTGTTCCACGGCTATCTGCCCTATGCCGACATGCTCTCGCTGGCCAAGGGCTGCGACATGGCGGTGAACGCCATCCACAGCCACGCGCCGCAGTCGGTAACCAACAAGCTGTCCGACTACATGGCTCTGCAAAAGCCGGTGTTAAACAGCCAAACCCATCCCGAAGTGCGCCGCCTGCTCGGCCTTTTGCCGCACGAACATTACCAATCGGGCGACGCGGAAGACTTCGCCGCCGCCTTCGGCCGTCTGAAAAACCATGCCGCGCCGGTGCGGTCGGCAGAAATCGCCCGCCTGTTCGACCGCCGCGCGTCCTACCGCCGCCTCACCGATCTGATAGAAAGCCTGCTGCCGTGA